Genomic segment of Mangifera indica cultivar Alphonso unplaced genomic scaffold, CATAS_Mindica_2.1 Un_0007, whole genome shotgun sequence:
CAGGATTAAAATTAACTGCACTTCTTTATGAGATCGACCTCTATTTGCCTTAACTACTGTCttgtaaaaagttaaaataaagtaaCTAATTTTTGTTGTATTTGACAACCATCATATACGTTGAGTCTATCTCTttgttatttatgaattatGCATTTGTTTTGGTACTAGGTGACGTTTGGTTCTCTTGCTTCCTATCTTCATTAGATGCTTCATAGATAGTCAAACAAGAGGAGTTAGGGATGACATAGAGTTGCATCAACTTAGATGTCATTATTTTTTGGATCCTTAACCTTGGCATGCCTTGAGGTAGGGCATGACTGATTTAGGCATttgtatatttcttttttatacaaatttacagaaaaaaaaaacccatacaATATTATACTGATGTAATATTAGATGTTATCTATTcttcaaaataaaatcatattcattacagaaaatcctacaaaatataatcaaataaagcTCATTGCTCATGTAAAACCATTGACAAAGGCAAAGCACATACTTTGTGCGTCTTACTACAGCCAATGACTTATTCCtagaacttaaaaaaataaaagaaataaattggGTTTTTCTTGAGAATAAAACCTATATACAACTTTTGTTTTCAGGTGAAACATAATGTTAATAATATCACTCAATAAACACTCAAATGATCACCAAAACTGCAACCGCAATGTCTATAGATTTATTATAGTTCAGTCCATATCCAACTGGCTGATCACTAAGCTAGGCAGATAAGGCAACAATTCAGGGTACATCAAATGTGGGTTGATTGAAGAagcaataaaattgttttataggGCTTATTCTCAGAAGAATTTTGCTATGTGGACAACAGTGATGAGTGAAAATGTGAGGTGCAATCCGATGTTTGAAACAGAGCAGTTGTCCGAAAAAATTCCGATAAAAGAAGTGTGGTTGCTTGGAATAACATGATGGATGTTTAAACACAGAAGGGGATGATTAATAAGGCTATGATTACGGTGCTGGCAAATTGTGGGAAAATAGAAGAAGCTTAAACAACTGTTTGATATATATTCTAAGAGAGATGTAAAATTTCGGAAGACAGGCGAAATTTTGGACAGCAATGACTAACAGGTTGGCAAGGAATAAGCTACTGGTATTTAATAGAATTCCAGAGTGGAATTTGGTTTCATGGAATGCAGTAATTACTGGTTAACCACAGAATGTGAGGTTTGATGAGCTTTTGACTAGTCTGAGAGGATGCCAAATAGGGATTCACCCTCATGGAACATGATAATCAAAGGGTTTATTCAGAACGAGGAATTGACTATGACAAGGGCACTAGATCAATTCATGAgttcaaagatgaaaaaatggTTACAAAACACAGTGAATCAGTGAAGGAAGAACATAGCTAAGCATAAACAGTGTCTGCATCAATTTCATGGGATTGGACAATGGATAAAGCAGCGGAAAGTTTGGGGTTGTAGGCCCTGGTGCGCTCAACTAAAGCAGCTCAGCCTAATTTTATTATGCAGACGgcaccaaatatatatatatccacccATAGCAAAGATACATAGACATGCAACGATTGTTTAAACACAAAGAAACAAtggtttttttttcaataattaaaaacaaacttGAGAATAATTTCTAGTTATATAAATGTTGCAAACTACTATGCAAGTAATATCGCTAGACAACAGCCGTTGACTGAAAAGTTGAATTTGGAACTTTCCCCTTCATATTCCACTCTTCTGGTCTGAATTTATAGTTTTCCTTGATGGTCTACCAACTTCAAAGGAAGCAATTAAAGCAAAAGTCTTTTAAATGatagaaatattaaatttgtggaTCAGGATAGAGAGACAAAccgaattgaatttgaatgaatCAACCAACATGGAAAGGGCCAATATCGCCGGTTCTTAAAGAAGCAGCAAGTTCATCAGCAACAGTCAAGCAAGAAGAAACCCAACCACTCAAAGCCCTCCACACCATCTTCGCCATCCACACTGTCACCCCCAATGGTATTCCCATTTTTCCTTCTGATTTAGTGTTGTTCCTCTTTTCTCTTCACCCCTTTT
This window contains:
- the LOC123205469 gene encoding uncharacterized protein LOC123205469, with translation MGIPLGVTVWMAKMVWRALSGWVSSCLTVADELAASLRTGDIGPFHVG